The genome window CGAATGGTATCGCGCCCTGATCCACAACGACCCTCGGGAATGATTCAAGAACTTTTTCAGAACCGAGGAAAGGGATGATTCTATCCATACACTTCACCGCGACAAAGTCCGTAGAAACCAATAACCTTCTTTTCTCATCGATCTCAACAACCCTTACTCCCTTGAGTCTATGAGGGTAAGAACCCTTGGGCCAATCTTTAACCAATACATCGATCAATCTCTGAATATCTCTCTTCGATAGTGAGAAGACCTTCATCACAGACCGATACAGCATCGATAGATATAACTTCTATTATGCCCTTGCATAACCTTTATGAATCTAAATGGTTTAAATAATTGGTTGTAAAGATAATCGCTATGGAGATGGCGTTTATGTCTGTAGATATGGCTGTGAAGGTGTTGAGTGAAAGCTTAGGTAAGTTGGTACTCATCAAGCTGAAGGGTGGTAAAGTGATTAGAGGGACTCTACAGGGCTTCGATCAGCATATGAATCTACTTCTGAACGAATCTGAAGAGATCTTAGAGGAGGGTAAGACGAACGCTTTGGGCACGATCATCGTTAGAGGCGATAACGTGATCATGATCTCGCCACCGCCCAAGTGAAGTGATAGAGTAGGTTGAAGAGTCATGGTGAAAGGGACTACATCGTTCGGTAAGATGGGGAAAGGGAAGACCCATATTAGGTGTAGAAGGTGTGGTAGGCATTCGTTTCATGTAAGAAAGAAGAGGTGTGCACACTGT of Nitrososphaerales archaeon contains these proteins:
- a CDS encoding LSm family protein, encoding MVVKIIAMEMAFMSVDMAVKVLSESLGKLVLIKLKGGKVIRGTLQGFDQHMNLLLNESEEILEEGKTNALGTIIVRGDNVIMISPPPK
- a CDS encoding 50S ribosomal protein L37e, which codes for MVKGTTSFGKMGKGKTHIRCRRCGRHSFHVRKKRCAHCGFGSSPKIRRYSWLSHK